The following nucleotide sequence is from Streptomyces brevispora.
CCCGCCGGTGGCGGCGCGCTGTGCGGCGTCTTCGAGCACCTCGATGTTCCGGGCCACCGAGCCCGGGCATCCGGAGCTCTGGAGCAGGGCGGTACGCAACGGCGGCATGGCAGACCTCGGGCGGTGCGGGCGGTGCGGGGACGTACTGACGGTACGGTCCGCGATCGACCCCGGACAAGGCGCGACCGTTGCGCACCGACCGTCGATCCATTGCGTCCGACCGGGTGTACGCGACGATTCATTGCGCCCCGGGTTCCCGCAGGTCAACAACGTGACCCAGGTCTCCCGGGCGCACCCGCACCGGCCGAGTCCAGCCCGTCCGGTGTCCGAGGACGATCGGTCGCCGCGGGGCCCGGCCCGCGCACCGTCACCGGCCGGCGCGCGGCCTTCGCGGCGGCGACGCCGCACCGCTAGGCGGCGACGCCGCACCGCTACCCCGGCGATCCCGACGAGTACCGCCGCAACAGCGGCGAGAGCACCAGCACGGACTTCGTCCGCTCCACGTACGGCTCGCCCGCGATCCGCTCCAGCACTTCCTCGAAATGCCGCATGTCCGCCGCGAACACCTGGACGATCGCGTCGGCGTCCCCGGTCACCGTGGACGCGGACGCGACCTCCGGGAACCGGGCAAGACCATGCTTGATGGACTCCGGCGAGGTGTTGCGGCTGCAGTAGATCTCGATGAATCCCTCGGTCGCCCAGCCGAGCGCCGCCGGATCCACCCGCACGGTGAACCCTGTGATCGCGCCCTCGGCGCGCAGCCTGTCCACCCGGCGCTTCACCGCGGGCGCGGACAGCCCGATGATCGAGCCGATGTCGGCGTAGGAACGGCGGGCATCTTCGGCGAGAGCGTGGACGATGCGTTCGTCGAGGTCGTTCAGTCGCACGTCGTACGGATCACTTCTCTGCGATGACCATGGCAAGGGCTAGGTGACGGCCATGGCGACGGCCGGTTCGGGGGCGGCGGTGCCGCCCCCGAAGTAGACCATGGGCCCGCCCCGCAGGGCGCGCTCACCGCAGGTGGAGCAGGGTCAGAACGGGAACTGCGAGCGCCCGTGCTGCACGGAGATCCACTTCTGGGTGGTGAAGGCGTCGAGCATCGAGTCGCCGTTCAGCCGTCCGAGTCCGGAGCTCTTCTCGCCACCGAAGGGAACGATCGGCTCGTCGTGGACGGTGCCGTCGTTGATGTGGATCATGCCGGTACGGATCCGCTGTCCGACCCGGACACCGCGCTCGATGTTTCCGGTGTGCACCGCGCCGCTCAGCCCGTACGGGGTGTCGTTGGCGATCCGGACGGCCTCGTCCTCGCCGTCGAACGGCACGAGGAGCGCGACCGGGCCGAAGATCTCCTGGGACAGCACCGGCGAGTCGGCCGCCAGACCGGTCAGTACCGAGGGGCTGACGAGGTTGCCGTCGGCCCGCCCGTGCAGCAGTGCGGTCGCACCGGCCTCCACGGTCTGGTCGACGAGCGCGGCGATCGCCTCGGCCTGGGTGGAGTTGATCAGCGGACCGATCTGGGTCGCCGGGTCGGCCGGGTCACCGACCCGCAGCGAGGCGACCTTGGCCACGAACTTCTCGGTGAACTCCTGCTCCACCGAACGGTCGACCAGAATCCGGTTGGCGGCCATGCAGACCTGCCCCTGGTGCACGTAACGGCTGAACACCGCCGCGTCGACCGCGTAGTCCACATCGGCGTCGTCCAGCACGATGAGCGCGCTGTTGCCGCCGAGTTCGAGCACGGAACGCTTGAGGTTCGCCGCGCACACGGTCGCGACGTGCCTGCCGACCTTGTCCGAACCGGTGAAGGAGATGACCTGCGGAACGGGGTGCTCCAGCAGTGCGTCACCGATCTCGGCGATGTCGGTGACCACCACGTTCAGGAGTCCGGCGGGCAGCCCGGCGTCCTCGAACACCTTCGCCACCAGGGTGCCGCCGCAGATCGGCGTGTTCTGGTGCGGCTTGAGCACCACGGCGTTGCCGAGCGCCAGGGCGGGGGCGACCGACTTCAGCGACAGCAGGAAGGGGAAGTTGAACGGGCTGATGACGCCCACCACACCGACGGGCACCCGGTAGACCCGGTTTTCCTTGCCCTCGGTCGGCGAGGGCAGGATCTGCCCCGTGGAGCGCAGGGCGAGCTGGATCGACTCGCGCAGGAACTCCTTGGCCAGATGCAGTTCGAAGGCCGCCTTCAGACGCGTGCCACCGAGCTCCGCGACGATCGCGTCACCGATCTCCGCCTCCCGGTCCTCGACGATCCGCAGCGCCTTCTCCAGCACGGCACGCCGGGCGTACGCGTTGGTGTCGCCCCACGCCTGCTGAGCGGTCTCGGCGGCCCGGTACGCGAGGTCCACCTCGTCGGCCGTGGCGACCGTGATCGAGGCGAGCTTCTCGCCGTTGAAGGGGTTGAAATCGATGATGTCCCAGGACCCCTTGCCCGGCCTCCACTCGCCGTCGATGTACTGATGGGCCAGGTCGGTGAAGAAGGACATGAGATCCCTTACCGGAGAGAGAGGGCAGCTGATGGAGATTCATGTTACTTAGTTTTCAACTGAGTTGGAAAGTGTGAAAGCTTGCACGAGCACCCGGATCCGGACACCTGGAACAGCCCGCGCGAGCCCCCCCGAACGCACCGTGCCCCTTCCGGCGCGAACGGCCTGAAGGGGCACGGATGGTGCGGTGACTCGCAATCAACTCCAGCTGGCGTGCAGCGGCTTGCCCTCCGCGTATCCGGCGGCGCTCTGCACACCGACGACCGCCTTCTCGGCGAACTCCGCGAGGGAGGCCGCACCGGCGTAGGTGCAGGAGGAGCGGACGCCCGCGATGATCGAGTCGACCAGGTCCTCGACGCCGGGACGGGACGGGTCCAGGAACATCCGCGAGGTGGAGATGCCCTCCTCGAAGAGCGCCTTGCGGGCCCGGTCGTACGACGACTCGTCGGAGGTGCGGTTCTTCACGGCGCGCGCGGACGCCATGCCGAAGGACTCCTTGTAGAAGCGGCCGTCGGCGGACTGCTGGAGGTCGCCGGGCGACTCGTACGTCCCGGCGAACCAGGAACCGATCATCACGTTGGACGCGCCCGCGGCGAGCGCCATGGCGACATCGCGCGGGTGGCGGACGCCACCGTCCGCCCAGACGTGCTTGCCGTACTTCTTCGCCTCGGCGGCGCACTCCAGGACCGCGGAGAACTGCGGCCGGCCCACGCCGGTCATCATCCGGGTGGTGCACATGGCGCCGGGCCCGACACCGACCTTGATGATGTCCGCGCCGGCCTCGATGAGGTCACGCACTCCCTCGGCGGCGACGATGTTGCCCGCGACGATCGGCACCTTCGGGTCCAGTGCCCGGACCGCGCGGACCGCACTGATCATGGACTCCTGGTGGCCGTGCGCGGTGTCGACGACCAGCGTGTCGGCGCCGGCGTCGAGGAGCTGCTTGGCCTTGCCGGCCACGTCACCGTTGATGCCGACGGCGGCGGCGATCCGCAGCTTGCCGCCCGCGTCGGTGGCGGGGGTGTAGAGCGTCGCGCGCAGTGCCGCCTTCCGGGTGAGTATGCCGACGAGACGGCCCTGCGCGTCGACCGCGGGAGCCAGCTTGCGGTTGGCGCCGTCGAGCTTGTTGAACGCGTCGCGCGGGTCGATGTCCGCGTCGAGCAGCACCAGGTCCCTGGACATGACCTCGGAGAGCTGGGTGAAGCGATCGACGCCGGTCAGGTCGTGGTCGGTGACCACGCCGACGGGCCGGTGGTCGCTGTCGACGACCACGCCGGCGCCGTGGGCGCGCTTGGGCAGCAGGGACAGCGCGTCGGCGACCGTCTGGCCGGGAGCCAGCACGATGGGCGTGTCGAGCACGAGGTGGCGCGTCTTGACCCAGGTGATCACATCGGTGACGACCTCGATCGGAATGTCCTGCGGGATGACGACGAGCCCGCCGCGACGGGCGATCGTTTCGGCCATCCGGCGGCCCGCGATCGCCGTCATATTCGCGACAACGAGCGGGATGGTGGTGCCGGTGCCATCGGGCGAGGACAGGTCGACCCCTTGGCGGGATCCGACCGCCGACCGGCCGGGGACCATGAAGACGTCGTCGTACGTGAGGTCGTACGGGACCGAGGGGGACTCCGTGTATCGACCGGTGCCGGGTTCAAGAAAACGCATAACACTCATTTTTTCATACGAAATGGCGCAGGTCGTTTCCACGAAGACACAACAAATGACTCCCGCGTTCGTATGTTCCTCCGAGGAACATAGTCGGGAGTCCCGGGCAAGTGGAACCTGCCTTGCCCACAGACCCTACCCGCATCGCATCCGAATCATTGGCGATCATCCCCTCTGGACCTGGTGACAGGGAGTCAGGTAGCTTCAAACGCGCAGGTCCCGCGGGTCACCATGCGCCCCGGGTGGACAGGCGCAATGGTCACAACTTCCGTCATATGTACGACCGGAGAGGATCACGACCCACCCGTGGAGAGCGAACTGCCGGACATCTACTGCCCGTTCCCCCGACGTACGAACCCGCACGTCGAACACGTAAGGGAACATCTCGACCGCTGGACCCGCAACACCGGCCTGGTGCACCGGGATTCAGCCAGGGAGCGCTTCGAGCAAGCGGACTTCGGGGCCTTCGTAGGCATGGTGTACCCGACCGCCGACAGTGAGAATCTGGACCTTGTCGCCGACTGGTTCGTCTGGCTGTTTCTCGTCGACGACCAACTGGACGACGGTCACCTCGGCCGCAGCCCGGACCGGGTACGCCATGTGGTCGCCATGATGCAGTCCGTGGTCAACGGCGCGGGCGCACCGGCGGACGTGGAACTGCCGGCCGCTGTCGTCGCCCTCGCCGATCTGTGGGAACGCACGATGCCCACCTCCGCGGCACACTGGCGGCGCCGCTTCTCCTGGCACCTGATGACGTATCTCACCACCGCCACCACCTGGGAGGCCGGGAACCGGGCCGACGACGTGGTCCCGCCCGAAGCGACGTACATCGAGAAGCGCCGCCACACGGGTGCGATCCATGTCTGCATGGACCTGATAGAGATCGTGGCCGGTATCGAGGCACCCGAGTCGATCCACAACGACCCCCGGTTCATCACCGCGCTGGAAGCCTCGTGCAACGTCGTGTGCTGGGCCAATGACGTGTACTCGTACGAGAAGGAGCAGGTACTCGGCGAGATCCACAATCTCGTCCATCTGGTCCGGCACCACCGCGGGTACGGCGAGCAGCAGTCGCTCGACCACGTCTGCACCGAGATCGCCACCGAGACCGAGCGCTTCCTCGCCGCGGAGAACGAGCTGCTCACCGCGTACCCGCAGCTCAACTGGATGCTGGAGCCGTATCTGGACGGGATGCGGAGCTGGATGCGTGGCAATCTCGACTGGTCGCGGCAGACACCGCGGTACAACCCTGCCGACGTCAGCCAGTACAAGGAGCCGGCGCAGTATCTGGAGGCGACGGTCCTGGGCGTGCGGCAGGACTGACCCGGGCCGGCGCGAGCATCGAGGGCGTGGGGGTGCGGGCGGTGTCACCGCCCGGGCCCCCGCGCCCTTCGCTCACTCCCCGTCGGGGTCGGCCCGCTCCAGCGCGGGCCGGCGCGGCACGGCCGAGTCGGTCAGCAGATAGTCGGCCGCCGCGGTGTCCGTCACCAGACTGGTGACCAGTCCGGACCGCAGTACCGCGCCGATCGCCGCCGCCTTGCGCTGGCCGCCCGCGATCGCCACCACCTCGGGAATCCGGCGCAGCCGGTCCGCCTCGACGGTGATGCAGCGCTCGCCGAGGTCCCGGCCGACCCGCCGCCCCTCCGAGTCGAAGAGGTGCGCCGACATCTCGGCGGCGACGCCGAGCGAGGCGTAGTGCTCCCGCTCCTCGTCGGACAGCATGTCGTGGACCGTGGAGATGCCGGGCTCCCAGGAGCCGATGGACACCGCCGCGACCGTCACCTTGTCGAAGTAGTCGAAGGCGCGGGCGATCCCGGTCTGGTGGCGCAGCGCGGCGGCCGTCGCCGGGTCGGGCAGCAGCATCGGCGCGTAGATCGGGTGGGCCTCGCCACCGGACACCTGGGCGGCCCGCCGGACCGCCTCGACCGAGCCGCGCTCGGCGGTCCCCGCGTCGTACACCCCGGTGAGCTGCACGACCGTGCACGGCGGGAGCCGGTCCAGGGCCGCCGCCATGTGGATGGTGGACCGGCCCCAGGCGAGCCCGAGCACATCGCCCTCGTTCACCAGTTCGCCGAGCAGGTCGGCCGCGACCTCGCCCAGGTTCTCCGGGTCGGCGGCGTCGTCCTGCTCCTCGGCGGGGGATTCGACCACGACCGCGTGGCGCAGCCCGTAGCGGGCGCGGAGCGCGTCGGAGCGCTCGGCGTCCAGCTCGGCGGGGACCCGGATCTCGATCCGTACGAGGTCACGCTCCAGCGCGGTCTCCAGGACCCTGGCGACCTTGAAGCGGCTGACGCCGAACTCCTCGGCGATCTGGATCTTGGATTTGCCCTCGAGGTAGAAGCGGCGGGCCATGGCCGCCGCCTGCACCAGCTCCGCGGGCCCCATCCGCAGGGCGGACCGGCCCGCCGACATTGCAGACACCGCGCTCTCCTCACTCCTGTTCACGCTCTTGATACGCCGTTCATCCTGTCAGATACGGCGATCCTTGATCGGCCCCGTCGGACCACGTTCATCTGCCCTTGGCCGGGCCGACCGGCAATCGGGGGCCGAAGCGGCTGTCTGCTCCGTCGCCCGGGTCAGTGGCCGCACGCCCACTCCGCCGAGGCGATGGCTCCGTCGGCCTTGGCGCGCAGGGCCCGTACCGCCGCGGCCGGGTCCTTGGCGCCGTACACGGCGGAGCCCGCGACGAAGACATCGGCGCCCGCGTCGGCGCACCGCTCGATGGTGGACTCGGAGACCCCGCCGTCGACCTGGAGCCACAGTTCGAGACCGTGCCTGGAGATCAGCTCACGGGTGCGGCGGATCTTCGGCAGCATGATGTCCAGGAAGGACTGGCCCCCGAAGCCCGGCTCCACCGTCATGATCAGCAGCATGTCGAGCTCGGGGAGCAGGTCCTCGTAAGGCTCGATGGGCGTCGCCGGCTTGAGCGCCATGGACGCGCGGGCGCCCTTGGCCCGGATCTCCCTCGCCAGCCGCACGGGGGCGGCCGCGGCCTCCACGTGGAAGGTGACGGATCCCGCCCCCGCCTCGACGTACTGCGGGGCCCAGCGGTCCGCGTCCTCGATCATCAGATGGCAGTCCAGCGGCGTGGCCGTGGCCCTGCTGAGCGATTCCACGATCGGAACGCCGAGGGTCAGATTGGGCACGAAGTGGTTGTCCATGACATCGACATGGAGCCAGTCGGCACCCTCGACGGCCCGCGCCTCCTCGGCGAGGCGCGCGAAGTCGGCGGAGAGAATGCTGGGGTTGATCTGGGCCATGGGCCAAGCCTGCCACGTTCTGCGGCACTTCCCCGCTTCAGTGCGCTCCAAAGCCTCACGGGATCATTACGGTTCGCACATTCCAGACTTTTCGCCGCCGGTCCGGGGGCGGCGGCTCCGTCGGCCGGTGTGAACGGCCGGTGTGATCAGCCGGTACGCCGCAGCAGGGCGAGGTACATCGCGTCCGTGCCGTGCAGATGCGGCCACAGCTGGACGTCCGGTCCGTCGCCGAGGGCGGGCACCCCGGGCATCAGCGCACGGGCGTCCACCCACTCGGCCTCGACCGGCGCCCCACCGCGGCCCTTGAGCACGTCCTCGACGACCACCCGGGTCTCCGCGAGGTGCGGGGAGCAGGTCGCGTATCCGACGACGCCACCGATCCGTACGGCCTTCATCGCCTCGCGGAGCAGACCGCGCTGGAGCGGCGCGAAGCTCTCCAGGTCCTCCTTGCGGCGGCGCCAGCGGGCCTCCGGCCGGCGGCGCAGCGCGCCGAGACCCGAGCACGGGACGTCCATCAGGATCCGGTCGAAGGTGCCGGGCTGCCAGGGCGGGCGGGTGCCGTCGGCGGTGATCACCTGGTACGGGCCGGGGTTGCCGGCCAGGGAACGCTCGACGAGGCGGGCCCGGTGCGGCTGCTTCTCGGCCGCCAGCAGGGCGGCGCCGCGTCCGGCCGCGAGGGCGGCCAGCAGGGCGGCCTTTCCACCGGGGCCGGCGCAGCCGTCGAGCCAGCGGGTGTCGCGGCCTTCCAGCGGGGCGTTGGCGAGGGCGGCGGCGACGAGCTGGCTGCCCTCGTCCTGGACACCGGCCCGGCTCTCCTGCACGGCGGTCAGCGCGCCGGGCTCGCCGCCCTCGGCCATCCGCACGGCGTAGGGCGACCAGCGTCCGGGGAGTCCGTTCTCCTCGCCGAGTGCCTCCAGCAGCTCCTCGGTGGTGGAGCGGCCGGGCCGGGCGACCAGGGTGACCTCGGGCCGCTCGTTGTCGGCCTCCAGCAGGTCCTCGATGCCGGCGCGCCCGCCGCCGAGGGCGTCCCAGAGTGCGGAGACGACCCACCGCGGGTGCGAGTGCACGATGGCGAGATGGTCCTCGGCGTCGTCCTCGTACGAGGGCGCGACCCGCGCCACCCACCCGTCGAGGTCGTCGGCGGACACCTTGCGCAGCACGGCGTTGACGAACTTGGCGCGCCCCTCGCCGAGCACCACCCGGGCCAGCTCCACACTGGCGGAGACCGCGGCATGGGTCGGGATACGGGTGCCGAGCAGCTGGTGCACGCCCATGTTCAGCACGTCCAGCACCGGCGGGTCCACCTCGCGCAGCGGCCGGTCGATGCAGGCGGCGACGATCGCGTCGTACGTGCCCTGCAGGCGCAGCGTTCCATAGACCAGCTCGGTCGCCAGCGCCGCGTCCCGGCTGTCGAAGTCCCCCTTGGCGCGGGCCTTCTTCAACAGCGGGGGAAGGACGAGGTTGGCGTACGCGTCGCGTTCGTCGACAGCCCTGAGGGCCTCGAAGGCAAGGAACCGGACCGGGTCCTTCTGCGGGCGGCGGTGCGGTGTGGCGGGACGGCGACGCGGCTGGTCGTTCACGTGAAAGGTGCTCCGCTGATGGTGAGAGGACGAACTGCCCCAGCCTACGTCCCCGCCCCGCCCCGCCGTTCCGCAAGAGGCGCCGAAGGCCCTGGAGCGCCACGCGCGGAGCCCGCGGGGAAGGTGCTAGATCCCCACGAGCTCGCCCGCGACGATGCGCACCCCGCGTGCCCAGTCCGCGGCACGCATCGGCTTCTTGCCCTGCGGCTGGACCCAGAGCAGCTCGATCGCGTGCGATCCGGTGCCCACGTAGACGTTGTTCTTGGCCACGGACAACTCGCCGGGCGCCAGATCGGTCCGGTCCAGAACGGGCACGGCCTGGATCAGCTTGAGCCGTTCCCCCCGGAAGAGGGTCCAGGCGCCGGGGGCGGGAGTGCAGCCGCGGACCACCCGGTCGACGCGCAGCGCGGGCGCCGACCACTGGACCTGGGCGTCCTCGACGTTGATCTTCGGTGCGAGGGTGATCCCGTCGGCGGGCTGCGGAACGGCGTGCAGGGTGCCGTCCTCGATGCCGTCCATGGTCGCGACGAGCAGACCGGCTCCGGCGAACGCCAGCCGGGTCAGCAGATCACCGCTGGTGTCGGTGGGCCGGACCTCTTCGGTGAGGACGCCGTACACGGGCCCGGAGTCGAGCCCCTCCTCGATCAGGAAGGTGGAGGCACCCGTCACCTCGTCGCCCGCCATGACCGCGTGCTGCACGGGTGCGGCGCCGCGCCAGGCCGGGAGCAGCGAGAAGTGGAGGTTGACCCAGCCGTGGGCGGGTACCTCCAGCGCCGTCTTGGGCAGCAGTGCCCCGTAGGCGACGACCGGGCAGCAGTCCGGTGCGATCTCCCGCAGCCGCGCCAGGAAGTCCTCGTCCCGTGGCCGGGCCGGCTTGAGCACCTCGATCCCTGACTCCTCGGCCCGCTCGGCGACGGGACTGGCCACCAGACGGCGGCCGCGCCCCGCAGGCGCGTCGGGCCGGGTCACGACGGCGGCGACCTCGTGCCGGTCGGAGGCGATCAGGGCGTCCAGTGCGGGTACGGCTACCTCGGGGGTGCCTGCGAAGACGAGCTTCATGGGTGGCTGACTGCCTCTCAGGCCGAAACGTTACGGTGACGAGCAACGCACCAGTCTATGGGCCCGGCGGCCGGGGGGCGTACGCATCGTTGCGCGCCCCTCGCACGTGCGTATACGCCCCCGAAGCGTGACCACATCCCCGGGTGAGGCGTTGGTCAAGAGAGATTGACCGAAGCGAGCCGCCACGGTGCGGCCCGATCCCTTTCAACGCCGGTTCGAGAGGCTTCTTCATGGCCGAGCACGCAACCCACGACGCCCAAGCGCGGGCCAGCCTGCATCTTCTGGTGCGAGACATCGAGCGGGTCCGGCGGCAGGTGGACGCGCTGCGCACGCTCACCGCCCAACTGGGCAACGTCTACCGTCCGCGCCGCTCCGGCCCGTCCGCGGGCTTCGTCGTCTACGGCAGGGCCCCGGCCCCCACCGTCAGGCTGGCGCAGGAACTGCGGGACAGTGTCGAGACCCTGGTGACGGCGGCGGTGGACTTCGACCGTTCGCTGGGCTTCTCCTGGGACGCAGTGGGCTCCGCGCTCGGGGTCACCAAGCAGGCGGTCCACCGCCGCTACGGCGCACGGCGCACCACCCCTCAGCCGTTGGCTGCCGAGGTGGACGAGCCCGCGGTGCAGCGTCCGGTACCGGTGGTTCCCGGCTCCCCCGCGGCGGTCGCGCTGCCCGCCGTTCCGGCCGCGCGCTCGATGCCTCCGCAGCCGTCGGCGGACCGCCCGTCCCTGCGCGAGGACCTGCGCCCGGGCGCCTTCCCCGGCCCGCGCAACGGCTGACACCACACCTGTGTGCCTGCCCCGCCACACCCTGGCCACCGGGACCCACCGGGGCAGGCACCCCCCGATCCCCCCAGGCCCGCCCGCGCCGCACTCGGGCTCGCGCGGGCCCCATCAGGCCGCAGCTCGCCCATCGAGCCCGCCCGCGCCCGCTCAAGCCCGTCCGGCGGCTGAGGACGAACGGCCCAGCGGGCGCCCCCGCGCCGTCGCGCCCCGGCCCCGCCTCAATCCGCCCCGCCGCAGGCGCCTTATCACCCGGTCACCCGATATCTGGCGGATCCACCCGAATCCGCACCGTACCTCCACCGCCCCGGGACATCCGCGCCGCCTGCGCCGCCTTCAGCGCGGCCGCCAACGCCGCCCCGCTGCCCGGGCGCACCCGGACCAGGGCCCGCTCCCAGGTCTCCCCCGGCGGTGCGTCGAAGGGCCTGCGGGGCCGCCCCGGCTCGCTGCCGGGGACCGGCACCGGGCCGAGCACCTCCGCGTCCGGCGGCAGGTCCGCGGCGGACAGGAACGCGGCGAGCGCCTGCGGCTCGCCCGTCACCGAAGCCATCCGGGACACCGGCGGAAAGCCCAGCTCGGCCCGTTCCGCTAGCTCACGGCGCGCGTGCCCGACCGGGTCCCAGCGCACCAGGGCCTGCACGGGCCGCAGCGTCGGCTCGGCGACGATCACCACCGTGCCGCCCTCGGGCTGCCCCCGTACCAGCGCGGCGGCAGCTGTCCAGCGGCGCAGCGCCTCCTCCCCGGCCCGCAGGTCGGGGCGGCCGACCATCGCCCAGCCGTCCAGCAGCAGCGCCGACGCATAACCGCCCTCGGCGACCGGTTCGGCGCCCGGGGTGCTGACCACGAGTGCGGGCTGGTCCGGTACGGAGTCCAGCACATGGTCGCGCCCGGAGGTACGCACCGGCACGGCGGGAAACGCCCGGCCGAGCTCCTCCGCGGTCCGGCGGGCGCCGACGATCTGTGCGCGCAGCCGCCGGCCCCCACAGGCGACGCAGTGCCAGGACGTCTCGGCCCGGCCGCACCAGGCGCAGTTCAGGTCCTGCTGGTCGGGCGCCTCCAGCGGCCCCGCGCAGTGCCGGCACCGCGCGGGCTCCCGGCAGCGCTCGCAGGCCAGCCTCGGGGCGTACCCGCGACGCGGCACCTGCACCAGCACCGGGCCGCTGCGCAGTCCGTCACGCACGGTCTGCCAGGCGAGGCTGGGCAGCCTGGCGGCCCGTGCGGCGCCGTCCCGTGCGAGCTCGCCGTCGCCGACGGTACGCACCAGCGGCGCCGCGATCCGCGTCTGCTCCCGGTCGGCGCGCAGCGGCAGTGCCCAGCCGCTCTCCACCAACTGGGCCGCCTCCACGGTGCAGTTCGTACCGCCGAGCAGGAAGGCGCACCTGCTGTGTGCGGCCCGTAGCTCCAGGACCTCGCGGACGTGCGGGAAGGGGGCGTTGTCATCGCTGTGGCTGGAGTCCCCGTCGTCCCAGATCACTACCAGGCCGAGGTCGGCGACCGGGGCGAACATCGCGGCCCGCGTCCCGACCACCGCCCGGACGGACCCGCGCCGCACGGCGAGCCACTCCCGGTACCGCTTCTCGGGCCCCGAACCGGCCGTCAACAGGGCGTGCCGGCCCTCCCCGAGGATCCCGCGGAGCGCCGCGTCGACCCGGCCCGCCAC
It contains:
- a CDS encoding primosomal protein N', with the translated sequence MSSDNERSDEPDTGAPEQLALIRETVRQAKVPRAKPRTWRGATLAGELPVARVLVNKGALHLDQYFDYAVPEELDADAQPGVRVRVRFGAGGRNVRGGRREGGGLIDGFLVERLAESDYSGALAALASVVSPEPVLGPELLGLARAVADRYAGSLADVLQLAVPPRNARAESRPSPEPLPPPAAPAPGTWARYGQGAAFLEALAAGGAPRAVWTALPGPHWPEEIARAVAATLASGRGALVVVPDGRVAGRVDAALRGILGEGRHALLTAGSGPEKRYREWLAVRRGSVRAVVGTRAAMFAPVADLGLVVIWDDGDSSHSDDNAPFPHVREVLELRAAHSRCAFLLGGTNCTVEAAQLVESGWALPLRADREQTRIAAPLVRTVGDGELARDGAARAARLPSLAWQTVRDGLRSGPVLVQVPRRGYAPRLACERCREPARCRHCAGPLEAPDQQDLNCAWCGRAETSWHCVACGGRRLRAQIVGARRTAEELGRAFPAVPVRTSGRDHVLDSVPDQPALVVSTPGAEPVAEGGYASALLLDGWAMVGRPDLRAGEEALRRWTAAAALVRGQPEGGTVVIVAEPTLRPVQALVRWDPVGHARRELAERAELGFPPVSRMASVTGEPQALAAFLSAADLPPDAEVLGPVPVPGSEPGRPRRPFDAPPGETWERALVRVRPGSGAALAAALKAAQAARMSRGGGGTVRIRVDPPDIG